One Deinococcus hopiensis KR-140 genomic window, ATACAAGACCGCACATCGGCCACCTGCTTCTTAGCAGAGCCATTCGCATTCGTGAAGATCAGAGTCCAACCCAAGCGCTTTGCTTCATCTTCCATAGACGCGGTCAAGGCAAATCGCCAAGGATTGTCCATTTCAGACTGATTAAAACATACACGGTATTTCGCTTTAACAGGCAGCTTAGGAAGGGCGTCTCCCTGTGCCGCAGCGAGCGTAACCGTGGCAGCAGCAATGGACATAAGCACGATTTTTGACTTCATATAATCCTCCATACTCAAGAACTAAAATCTACCCGAGAGCGAGATTTTTAAAGGAACGCGCAGAACATGGCATGTATTCGACAAATCTCCAGAAACTCGAGACTAGAACAGCCAGCACCAGGCGCAAAATTTAACCATCAGAGCAACGAATGTCCTCGCTGAAATACTTCTTACTCAGATTGGCATACGAACCGTTTGCCATCGTTTTCGCAAGTGCCGCGTCAATTGCATCCCTAAACGCATCGCTTGTGTGAGGCATAACGAAATGTATCTCCTCGTTCCACAAAACAGGACTTACTTGAAGTTTTGTAGGTCCCACTCTTTTATACATCGTGAGAGCTTCGAGGCGATCTAGGACGAGAACATCAACCGAACCGTTTAGAAAGGCAAGTAATGCTTGGTCTGGCGTGTCAAAAACGACCACATTTTTTTGAAAGGGAAGATTGCGTGCATAGGCAGCATACTGGGTTTTTTCAGCTACCGCAATTCGTTTTCCCCTCAGTTGCGCTTCTTTGGTGGGTCCTCCCGGTCGGCCTAGAATGACGCCTCCTGTACAAGCCACGGAGACAGAAATATTCACGTTATAGCGAGGCGGGGGCAGCTTTGCATCCAATATGACATCAAAACTTCCACTGTCTATACCTTTGAAAAGCGCATCTGTTGTTGAGGCTTCCAACCAGTCAACTTTCTTGATCTTCATCTGCGAGCTCAAAATGTTTACAAGGTCGACAGCAAAACCGGCACGAACAGTCCCATTTTTGTATAGGAAACCAGGACTTGTAGTTGAAGAGCCAATCTTGATTTTACCGGCGCTCTGAATCTGACTTAATTCCCTACCTTCTACACTGGAAGCCAAAAACATTACCAGCAGAACGACAGCCGACGTTGCTATTTTAGGAAGTTGCATAGGGGAGTTGTCCATGGGAAAGTCTTTCTTCAAACATTGGGCATCCTTGCTACCCACGAAATGGGCAGAAGGCAAGTGATCTGTAGCCGAGCAGGCCTATGTTCTTTGGCTTCTATTAGAAAACAGTAAACAATATTTCTATACTCTTACAAGCACCCGTTCTTCGTATAAATGTGTTGAAAATTTTACATTTAGCGGGTTGTTGTCGCTTAAGACCTTTGGCGGCCTCTGATATCAACCAGCACGTGAACAAAATGCACAAATTCTCTTCTGGGAGAGGAGCCATGAAGAAGCCCAGAGGTAAGGGGGAAGGATGGATTGACACTCCGGCACAACCAGCATACGATGTTATCGTTCACAGTCAAGTCTACTGGTCAGTTTCGTCTTCATCCTTCAGAGAAATACCCTCTGGCCTACGGTAGACGTACGGTCTCCCCCATATACCAACACAACAGGTCCTCGTCCGAATGCGGCGTCATCGCTGCACTTCCCCTAACGCTGCTGACACGCAAGAGGTTTCGACATGACCCATTCCGCCGCCACCCTGGTCCGTCCCGGGCAGTTTGAGCTTACGCAGCGCAACGCCCCTATGCCCGGACCCAGTGAAATCACCCTTCGCATCCGCTCGGTTGGCGTATGCGGCTCAGATATCCATATGTTTCAGGATGGGCGAATCGGCGACACGAAGATTGAGAACCCTCTTGTTCTCGGGCACGAGTTCATGGGTGAGGTTATTCAGGCCTTTCCCGGTGCAGTAGACGCTGAGGGACACGCCCTGCCTGTTGGCACCCGTGTGGCCGTAGAGCCACATGTGGCTTGCGGGCACTGCCGCGCCTGTCAGGAAGGCCACCCCAACCTATGCCCAGACCATACGTTTATGGGGGTCTATCCCCG contains:
- a CDS encoding substrate-binding periplasmic protein, with protein sequence MKKDFPMDNSPMQLPKIATSAVVLLVMFLASSVEGRELSQIQSAGKIKIGSSTTSPGFLYKNGTVRAGFAVDLVNILSSQMKIKKVDWLEASTTDALFKGIDSGSFDVILDAKLPPPRYNVNISVSVACTGGVILGRPGGPTKEAQLRGKRIAVAEKTQYAAYARNLPFQKNVVVFDTPDQALLAFLNGSVDVLVLDRLEALTMYKRVGPTKLQVSPVLWNEEIHFVMPHTSDAFRDAIDAALAKTMANGSYANLSKKYFSEDIRCSDG